The stretch of DNA aactaatgccaccatgttacttggcaacgtgattcaaatacgattcatcgcactataactatttttccataaccgtcttttgaaacatacaaccacactcactttaaaaaactaaagtaattcgttatactaaagcagaacataataccaacaacattataaacaactaccaacaacattataaacaagcaaaacattattaaaaaacaacctttttatttcgcgacattactcttcccctctaaaaaggaacttcgtccccgaagttcaccacccaaattacCACGCATTTTACTTATTATTTGATTCATGACATGGGTTAAAACATGTTATCTATCATGGACATTACTCTTTAACCACAAACTCGTTAAATTAGCAATTATACACTAACCACCGGACTAGTTAGCCGCCGTCTAGAAGGCACGTTACTATGGTATGCACAAGTGTGTGAGAAGATATAATTCCGATAAATAAGTCGTAATAAGGcgtatgcaacattaaagtaCAAGAAACTATCGCTGCTTCACTAGctgtgacaaatacgcttataaacttcaagcacgacttccaacatatgaatttaacggttcaaaggtgttactacgcactaataaccacattaaacattaaacttgccattataaaacaattgaacatttttaattttcgaaaacctcaTCATGAataatgctactcgatcgagtatgtagcgatactcgatcgagtgccatgctactcgatcgagtgtctcggctactcgatcgagtagcccaaagaTCAGAAACTTTTCATCCCgtcttcctgcagctactcgatagagtacggggtactctatcgagtacctacaggccaaagcCATATAAAGCCTGCCATAAATCACGTATATGCACATCTTTGCCACATAAAGATCGAGTCGGGACGACTTCCCCGACTTCTAACATCCCGCAACAAGTCAagtatcaaatccggccttatggccaaaaaTACAAGTCTAACAAAGTCTCAATAAAACAACTACTAATGTCTAACAACGATACCAACACCTAAaaccaactaccactaacaaagATAagtacaaggagtatcactcctcctgctgctgctgctgctgctcaaacatcacctcatcatcaccaccaccgccagaagtacctgctcccgatgtCCCAATCCCCGCgtccactcctgctcctgctcctgggcccacgtaccatggagtcaagccaccgtaagggaaggactgaggtgccccccacgccgactgatccaccccgtaggaatggaaaacccctgagtagtccccaactccactccacaaaactggatgcggtcccttggtccctatcccctgagcgtacgccatctcgtgcatgttccggagtgtcaaggtagatgacactctctccgccaggtaactggatcgcgtctccggggtgtcgaggtaagggtagcatggaaaagactgctgctgctgtggtgctactggctgtggcctagtctccgaggccctctccctcactcgacggggtcccctccccactctgggtctctccaccacctgaactcccgcattctcgcccttcgtcggctccggcatctcctcgaggatggtgtcgtcgatgagataggtctgtagatggcggggtctgtcatcatcctcctcctcctcgtcatcggagtccaccgtcactactgtcggctccaagggctccgtgggtgggaggtgctcaggagctggaatcttcatccaactcatgccccacaccctccacgctaggctaccgtcagccaaggtcctcaaccatttcaggtcgagatagtagtcacgatccatggtaggcactggggtagctagaggcacgtactctgATGAAGcttcaaaagaggttagcttttcagctaatcGAGTGGAAATAGCGCCACAACTCGGAGTGcagggaagaggaagaagccatcaaggcaagggcgaCAAAACCAtataaggagcattaaagaccactttcctagcccgctccgggttgaggtaagacatcgaagtaagacctcatgattattcaatttaTCTTGATATCCTTtcgtcatagaggaggttcgaaagagaacggagaaagactctCAAGGTAATatgttgaacgtcattaatcaacatgttgctcgaggtgggagcttgcttcccagtcaagcaaggcattaggcggcagacgccgcactcagctgggatATCGGttatggagtccttgggaggcttggccaacccaaggtgagaggcaaacagatccatagtcaacagaaaactggtattcatcaatctaaactcaacgaTCGACCCATTtggtcatagttaaaagagctcatgaactccaaggtaagaaaagggtaagtatgcttcctcagcctatacaaacccgtaaaacccaaggtctcgaatatgtgacggacatccgtctctatctccaactcctctaacacagtagtgtctatacacttcgtaggtctcattttgcgtttttgtaaggctacaacacgctccctctgcttgaaatcaacaaaaacaatcgTAGGGTATTCGGGACTCGGGTACCACAGTCCACCGCCCTCCCCGTCTcggtgggttacccctccccgcTTACTTTGGCGGATTCCAAGGTTCGATCTCGGCATCTCGCTTTAGGCATAAGTTTAACAACTTGCATAAACATTCAAGCATTTATTTCATGTAATTCGAATTCGATATACTCAGCTAGGCATACCAATTTATCAACAACTTtcaacatgtgaagcacataatctACGCCTGTTAGCTTTGAACATTAAGCtaagtacacacattcaccagcgCTTTCAAAATTTGACATGTAAGCGCAGGttattactactcataagccatagttgtgaaagaaattatcatggtgattacatatgttcaacaaattcgaatatcctagcatgcttctaaatgttgttccaaacacacttctaatcacatgtgagtCATCCTTACTAGTTCATGGACAAGAATAGCTTAGAACctatcattatcacccttcactattatgaacaacaactcaactaaaattttcagacggtctttacagctgtgataatcttggcatattttcatcaattattgtttctattttcatattgaagttcaactcatacttatactgtcaattacaacatcaattttcaattataaatcacgaatttccatttgaggcacttttaagacggagttttaaggcaactttctaagggtaaaatcatcaaaatctatcctccaacatgatataaacaatacttaaggctcaattctaccatctaaccattgtaaaacaaccaaaaatcaatttcaattttggaaaccctagaaatttcgatttcaaatttagcaatttctaatctaatttacagcaattagtcaccaataAGCATGAAAaaaaggcatgtgaatcatatttcaaccatcAAAAACAATAACCTACCCATGTGaaccgaaaatttcagattatttcaccATTCTtacacattcaaagcaataaatcgCATAAATTAGGAAggaaagcataccttgattgattaacaaagcaaaagaacggaattaaacaagaaaatcaaccccaaggatcaccactaacccaagagaaagagagattttgagaggaattaggtttagctatttcgaaatatagaggaaggatGAGGAGAATGGGAAAGAAATaggaagaataggggttttatgaaaacccgtaggattcgctgtacagtaacctactcgatcgagtaccaccctactcgatcgactaggagctaaatcatcgagtatctgcaggaatttcccacatcccgacgtcatagcttcctaactagatcgagtgaggtctactcggtctagtaaacacccgcactcggtaaagtatagttaagtactcagtCAGAAGTACGACGTAAGTCAAAGATACCTGCAAaataacaccgcgtgtcgattccaaactaagttcggaattcggcactaattatcatcTCCGATCACGTATTACAATCATTACTCACGCACCACATATCACTTTATTAACAAGGTGTATGCCACCTTACGCTACACaactacccaactcggtttacctgctaccgagtcactcTTAGGCTTAGTCACGTCATCCAATCATACTCAAAACTTGTCCTAACGTGTTGCTGTCACACTCGCTTTCACCATAAAATGAAACATGTAACTAACCTTAACTTATACTTTCCTATAACACATAATCATATACTCTTCGTAACAATTCAATCTATCCATATTCTCTGACGCAATTATAAGCAATTTGTTTTACTCAAATCAattgtcacgcagcggaaaagTTTCAACTAATTAAAAAAGCACATACACATTACCATATGCTAATATTCGGACTATCACTCAGTATTTCTATAACTATCATCGTAGTAATCCCGGCAGGATTCACAAATTTGcttacaacttccgtcatcattaacttttaGCAATCTCCTTCGTCACCTATCTCATAACTATCATATAAGCTTGCTAACTATTCAAAGAACTTCAATAATATTATCAACAATTACCTTACACGGCCCAAATACTACCGTCACACCCCTACTAACTTCTAATAAAGACTTAACCGGAGGCGACTCACACGATTAACATACatatcacacatagacacacggactccacattcccataccatgtgattggcttaagtgtcatggggccaagattttgaagtgagggcgcctactcacccaaaacctagcatcactGGGGCTCCCATTGCACATACAccagttcattttattagactctctacgttcattatgttcatttgttacggttccaaaatcgtcgctcgataccactttgtaacacccccatattcgaGAGGGAGCCTTAAcaaggccttccttaggatataagggcgttaccatctcggttgcccgaggacagtaataatcaaacgtcaataaaagaactataatattgtattacaagtgatttaaaccaacaagctatataaaagatacaactcagagACTACTTGCTAtgactatcgaatctcgtgaagactcatccccggactccggctatcaacaacatcaacaccgctaagaccgattgctcaccataagggatcacggcggacacataacaaacaaacaaccatacAAGGTCGATCGAGATACGACACAACAATGACGACTATAACTATCAACACAATATGATGCTAGCGATCttacacacacaatcacaacaatccaaccaacctcatcacatcgatcgtccactttggaccgatccgcgatgggggaccgcagccgtacccaccaaatccccgctcactatacgagcgataaccctgtccattaatgtgtacatcccttcgtggcgggttccacgaaaagcgaaactagggcgtgaagccactcccgcaagtgaccccactcagccgaggccacgcctcgcgaaccatcaacaacgatcacaaccacaaagacaatacaattactatatcaaacaaccaaacacaatacagccacaacatccgacacactagaccatctacagaaactgagtaggcgaacctacctttaagccgccgcaaccaatccatgccgacgaTAACATGTCCAAagatcaagcaacgcctataaccgaataccatcatctattactaacaggcaaaccctaactaaagaacaaggacacggatgatgattatgacatacctattagggagaaaactcagcaagagaccgctacccgacaccagtGACACCCTCCCAAGGTccaaggatcttcaaaaaggcttccatggaggttttgaggtgaaggggagggaaagaggcgactgaatgATAGatggaaagtggcggaagtgatttgcggatttaacaaaacgcgatataaaaccctcgctggaaactgggtactcgatcgagtacccaacacactcgatcgagtggccccctactcgatcgagtaacctagctactcgatcgagtagcctctactctatcgagtaccactattaacacgcaacccaagatgacttcgacacttacttctaagactattcccgctcccaaggtcagtcaatgctggtcaaagggtccctaaaaggacgggtattacatttCCCTTCATCCTTTCTTGTCCTCAGATTGATGTCTCATTTGATCGATTTTCATCCTGATTTTTTTCTTAACATATGCTCATATGTTCAAGCCATTTAAATATATTGAAAAGTGTCTCAGTGTGTACTGAAGTGGACCGAAGTGTAGGAATCAGTCTTTTTGAATCATGTACAAATTTACAAATCATTTGGGTGATCTACAAGATAGTCTGATTATGCATATGCCATCAACTATATATAAATGGCATATTTTACCTTCTCATCCTTGAGACGTTTACATTTTTTCTGTGCCTTCATATATGTTGGGaggaaaacaaacacaaatattcGTGTTCGGCGGTTTTACACAAATTTATTGTAAGACGGAATCTTTAAATCACTTTTGTTTAGCTACTAATAGAGTTTGTGTTTAGATCGGTTTTACAACTATATTAGTGTAAAATCATTTTACACAAGACTAACTCCCACTTGCCATTGATTATTAACAACCTCGTGGTTATATTCCGTGGATACACACCTGGAACTAGTGTGGATACACATCTCTGGCTGTTTGGATACACACCCGCTGGTGTGTGAATACACAGCCTCGGTTTCGCAGATACACATCCCTACTGTTTTGTAAGCACTTATGTGCCGGAGATGTTAGTTTTATTTTacatataaaattattttaaactaACTTAACGTTACTTTTTTCATGTTTTATGACCAGGTGAGTTCGTAGATGGGAGTGTGTTTTGAGGATGTGTTGTGCGTAGTGAAATGTAATTGAATTTAATGGTGTTGTGTTCAAACATTCCAGGAACATTTTTGACTCAATTGTTTTTGTTCATCAAATGTAATTTTGTTTCAATCCTTTTTCAATGTATGGCTACTATTAATACTATTCAGTTATTAAATTCCTATTAATACATCTTGCGGTTGTTGCGCGGGTACACATTACTGGTTGTACACTGCTTGTTGGGGTACAGATACACCCCAGCTGCTGTGTGGATACACACCCGTGGCTGTGTGGATACACACCTGAATCTGTGTGGATACGCATTGTCGGCTGTCTGGATACACATCCCTGGCTTTGTGGATACACATCCCCGGCTTTGTGGATACACATAATGTTCCTGGAATGGGCCATTGGACAGTTTCACTTCAAAATAAAAGGATGTGTGGATACACATACCCGGCTTTGTGGATACACATCCCCGGTTTTTGGGATACACATAATACCCAACAAGTAGTTTATTAAATTCCTGTAACAAATAAAGTAAATTTAATTTGTAGGGGAGCAAACTTTTAACAAGTGCATATATTTTCATCCAACAAGCCTCTACCCTTACCCTTTTCAATTGGACCTAAATTTAAGACCCCTCTGGCCGCTTTACAAGGTATCCCGGTGATTGTAATCCTAATTTTTTGTCCCCATTTATGATAAACTCTTTGTTCCTACAATGAGAAAACTCACTAAAATCCCTTTCTGAATAAATACCCTTCAAAGGATCGGGATCGGGTTAGGGTTATCGATTATTACAATTGTTGTTGCTGCCTTCATCGAGACAGAGTGTCCATGTCGCAAGTAGGAATGGACTTATTGATGTTCCCAAAGGTGTTCTCCCACAATTTATGATTATGGTGCCATAGGAATTGGGGGCTTTGATGAGTAGCACTATCATATCACTTGTGCAAGAGATTATTTCAAGGACCGTCATTCGCTCATACTGATTTAACACCACATGCAACATTGAAGATACGAGAAAAACTACACCAATTCATTATTCCCATTATTTCATCAATTTTTATAAAATAAAGAACTTAATCTTCAAtttgtattaatttttttttttttaattatgtgtGTCACACCTCGACTTTTGAGGGTACACAATAAAAGTTTGTATAATAATAGAGAAGCAAATTGTTTGAACAGTAAACGTGAGACATTAGACAACCAAACCATCGCGACTATATGGATCCAAGATGCGTTAATTAAACATACTTCTTAGAAGTCTTTACTTACTAGTAAGACCACTATTTAAAGTAAAATACAACATACTTCTTAGAAGTCTTTACATACTAGAAAGTTTTTAGAATACTTAATACAACTTAAAATTTTTTCTAGCTGAAATCAAACTGGACTCACTTTTGAGTGGCTCGACTTGGGCAATTCCTACTATCATGATGAGTCATTTCACCGCAAGCACGGCATTTCCTCAAGGGCTTTGCATTTTCTTGTACTGCCTTTTCCTTgtttgaagtaatccgtcttccTGATCCCTTATTCTTACACTTTTCTGGTGGTAGAACACTAGCTTTAGACGGTATTTTCGATCCAATAAGCATCTCAATTTCAGCTTTCTTGTTTTTTGACTTCCCACGCTTAACTGAAATCATCAATTTCTCGTTGAACCACGAAGAAGTTCAAGCAGGTCATCACCAAGTTCCTCATTATCTTCAACAAGCGAAACTGAAGTAAATACTTCCGACCACAATTCACTTATCTTACTTTGTTGGTTTTCTATTGACATACAATCAGCTAGGAGGGTTGTCCCAACAACATTAAAAATGGGACGACAAGTTGCATATTTGCCCCATCTGTCTAATAGATACTCCGTAGGGATATCATCAAACCCTCTATCTTTTAACACCCACAGAACATGCTTACAAAGTAACCCAATTCTTTCAAACATCTTACGCGAACAAGAAAACTTATTACCACTTAAATCAACTGTGTATACCTTGTCTTTCTTGTCCTCGGTGAAAGACCACAAGTAAAACACGCAGCTTGGAGTTCTTCTTGAAATTGATAAAAAACAGTGGTGGTGTAAAATTCAGAGGGTTTTTTTCTAGAAGGAGAGGTGTTGATAATTTTGGAGAAGAGTTCTTATCATCGGCAGTCACCTTAGCATATTTCCAAGCTGCGCATCCATTGCCGATtggaaacgcatccaaaactcaacaagaGTGAGATGCGGGTTTGTGAAATTTCCAAAGAAGCTATTTTCAGATTCTGACCTTGATGTTGTGCGCATAATCCCACCAAGATATATGTCTCTGAAGTAGGCAGGAATCCAACTTGAACGAATGTCAAACATTGACTTCAGCCACTCATGATCAGAAAGCTCATACGAAGAAAGGATTGCTTTCCATCTCAATTCGAATTCTTGTGTATCAATCTCTCCATCCCAAACAATAGAatttatttccttcaaaaagtttGTGTTTTGGCAAATTGTCGGCCCGACTTTGTCTGGCAActttttcattatatgccacatgcataaTCGGTGTTGTGTTTTGTCACCAAACACATCTTTTACAAACTTGATTGATGCCTTTGCATTGGTCGATTATAATTGTAGTAGGATAGCAATCACCCATAGCCTTCACAAAATTCTCAAATAACCAGGTAAATGATTCTCCATCTTCCTTTCTTAACAAACCACCCGCAAAAGTGACGCATCTTTTATGGTTGTCCACACCAGTGAACGGACAAAACACCATTTTATATTCATTGAAGTTATAAGTAGCATCAAAAGAGACGGCTTCCCCAAAAAGGGCATAGTTTTTAATTGAGATTGGATCTGCCCAAAAAACCTTACTtagtcttttttcatcatccacCTCAAAGTCGAAATAAAATGATGGAGACATAGCCTTTTTTTGCATGAAATTTTCTAATAACATCTCAAAGATCatattccttgatatatttcttaacatcccttgaaaagtttttgaaatcttCTAAAGAAGCCCCAACATTTTTGTACCCTTTTACATATTCCTTAAACATTCTAAAGGAATCCATTGGACCATGATTTACCCTTGAATTATCCATGATCATTTTCTTGTGAAAGAGATTCAAATTCCTAGATGGTTTCATATGAACCATTGTAGCTGGGGTAACCATTGCGTGTGTGTGTGTACCTCAACAAAATCATAAATTTGGTATTCATCGGTGTCAATTCTCTTAAAACTAACCTTAGCTTCACATCATGTTCTCGTAATGTATCCTCTTTCTTTTAGTCCCCTTGTTCCTACTTTTGCCTTCTTTATTACACACACAGCGCTTGTGTGTAACAATCCCATTAACCAATTTTGTTGAATCTAACCTTGGAATAAACCCACAAACTTTTGCATATTTGTTGTAAAAATCTATTCCATCTTCCAAATTTGAAAACATCATACCGTTGATTGGTTTTAGATCTTCTGGACAGCTTGGGAATCCAAAAATTGTGTTTCCAGAACCAACTTGTGGGGTTTCTACAAGACAATTTAACCAAAAGGTTGTTATTTTTAAGGCAAGTACATTATATTAGTGAAATCAAACCTTGTAAATGAACAAACCACAATTTTTTTACCTGGTGCATTAGTCAATGGAATCATAGGAGGTATATCATTGTTCATTAGAGCATCAACATTAGAAGCAACTATACTGTCTGCACAGGAAATGACACACAATAGGAAACGCATTATGTTCCGAAAGACTAAAATCAAGAAAAAATATAGTCCATAGGTACACATTACTATGATATTAGATACATGCTTACGCTACATTTTGCGTACCTGTTGCATCTGTCAAGGGAAGTACAACCAGTATATCTGAGGCATGGACATTAGTAGCAGGTATACTATCTGCACAAGTACACATCTCATTCAAATTAAATACAATAATTCATATGTCACTAAACATCAACAATTTGTGCAGAGAGAAAGAAGTTTTCGATTTTGAAACTGCTAAACATTCATCCAAAAATTTTCAAATGTTATACTAGCTTAATTTTTTGAAAGACTGCTCTACGGTACAAAAAATCATAATCAGTACGAGTATTTATCACATACGAAGCACAAATTTTCCCACCCAAGCCACATTAGGTACACTGTTTTAGCTAGCCAGATACACTGTTTTAGCTAGCcagatacatttttttttcaaaataggtGGAATGATGTATCTAACAGCCAGAGATGTATCTTTGGCTAAGAATTTTATTCTGTCAGAGATATATCTTGTGGCCGCCATTAAACCAcccaaaaaaaaatacaaaaacagtCAGAAAAATTATCCACAGCTAGAAAAATTATACAGAGGTACACATCTTTGTGATCCTAGATACACTACTTCAGTTTAGTAGATACATGTATCTGACATCCCGCAATAAGAAAAAACACTAATGTGTACCTATAACTTCTTCTGTCATTGATTCATCCTCTTTTCCGTTATCACCTACAACACCTTAAGCAATTTCAGAAATGGATCTCAAATTTAATTGAAAAAATAGTTCCCAAAAATGTATTTACAACAATAATTCATACCTGAATCAGTAGAAGATGATGAAATTATAACCATCCTAAAAATAGTATCAAAACACAAACTAAATTACCATCAAAATCTCAAAATACGATTAAAATtggtaaaccctaattttaagaATTTCAATTTGTTCAAACCCTAATTTACGATTTAAATTTTGTAGACCCTAATCTGAGTAAAAGCTTACCTCTTAGATTCGCATGGGACAGGAACAATAATGGCggaatgtgacaccctcatttattgcggaaaagtaaacacgtaattctacagaaaaactgacaggatatgtttgtaataggttcaattgggtaaaaacctgtaattttttaaaacctgaacctgttataaagatatccaaaagggaaggtgtcaaacatgcaaggtccaaaataaatctcatgaatgaaacatcgctaaagtcgcgaaacaaaattatacaaaccaaatatgagaaagggagacatatgtccctaaaatgtatgtgacataaaagggtttaagggtcacaatgaaataaaaccagtctaggtcccaaggttactttgctcgctagctcgtccatgtaccccatagatgcatcacctacctgtcattcgcattttatacaaatacgaaagccacagtcagtggggagtaactccgagttctctcagccacgaaatgtcataattaatataacatgtaaacataagaatatgaatatgaataacacgtagccttagcatatagatgctagacaatcgtgcttatcatgtgaacaacaatataacaacacatagtcctagcatgtgaatactagaccgactcatactacactatcatgtgaatcacataacatccaggaatccaaactctatcaaccatagccggcttgcatctcaccttctatgattcatagaatcatcaaacaagaaagggcaatatatcaaagtcaggcataagttcttagcaccgtcaatagtcactttgtaactcgagtctataccacgaggtagggaaggtaatcgaaccggtatcttggctcagcggttactattaagaaaacatggccaagagacaacacaaccctagcctaaaatctgcgcagacctagacatgcggatacacaccaccgcacccaagacccacaactttttttaaaacaaagtgaagtgagtaccctaaggacaccaccgaagggttggctagtacttaagctgaccccatactatcaaaataagtacctgaggtcatgccccaacttggatataaatccactagtcaggaacacaaaggctatcaagaagtgaacatatactcgtcagagactataaagacctatctatgatgaaggccgaagtactcacctaggacctagtcccagctagtcccagcttgaatactttagcccacaccacacaagactcaccacacaagtcaagtaagacacccacttaatcataagagggcaaaaagtcctacttaccaacataaattctaacattcta from Silene latifolia isolate original U9 population chromosome 10, ASM4854445v1, whole genome shotgun sequence encodes:
- the LOC141607408 gene encoding protein FAR1-RELATED SEQUENCE 5-like, with protein sequence MKKLPDKVGPTICQNTNFLKEINSIVWDGEIDTQEFELRWKAILSSYELSDHEWLKSMFDIRSSWIPAYFRDIYLGGIMRTTSRSESENSFFGNFTNPHLTLVEFWMRFQSAMDAQLGNMLRRTPSCVFYLWSFTEDKKDKVYTVDLSGNKFSCSRKMFERIGLLCKHVLWVLKDRGFDDIPTEYLLDRWGKYATCRPIFNVVGTTLLADCMSIENQQSKISELWSEVFTSVSLVEDNEELGDDLLELLRGSTRN